The window AAATTATTTGTTTGATTATGCCGGGGAAGAACTTGCAGAATCTTTGGAAAGCCTGCGTCTGGGGGAGGGCGTATAGCTTATATTCCGGGCATACTTAAGAAAAGGAAGGAGAAAGCATTTTGCTTACGATAAATAAATATGTGAGAGCCAATTCCCTGGAAGAAGCCTATGAACTGAATCAGGCCAGAAATGCCAGGGTTATGGGCGGTATGATGTGGATGAGGCTGGGAAATGCCAAGGTTAATACAGTGATAGATTTATCTGGACTGGGCCTGGATCAGATAGAAGAGACAGAGCATGTGTTCAGAATAGGCGCTATGTGTACTCTGAGGCAGCTGGAGGCTCATGAGGGCCTGCGTATGATGTATGGGGATGGGGTGGCAGAATCGGTAAGGCATATTGTTGGTGTGCAGTTCAGAAACCAGGCTACCGTTGGAGGCAGTATTTATGGGAGATTCGGGTTTTCTGATGTGCTGACCTGCCTGCTGGCCCTGGATACATTTGTGGAACTATATAACGGTGGGACCATCCGCCTGTCCGAATTTGTAAAACGGAAGAAGGATAAGGATATCCTTGTTTCTATTATTATACGTAAGAGTGACAGGAAACTCCGGTACTCCTCTATCCGGCAGACAAAGACAGATTTCCCGGTGCTGGCCTGTGCAGTTGTGGCCGGGCCTGTCCATGGGAAGGAGACCTGGTATTTTTCCGTAGGAGCCAGGCCGATGAAGGCGGAGATATTAGAAAAGCCGTGGGAGATTCCCGGAGATAT of the Luxibacter massiliensis genome contains:
- a CDS encoding FAD binding domain-containing protein, which translates into the protein MLTINKYVRANSLEEAYELNQARNARVMGGMMWMRLGNAKVNTVIDLSGLGLDQIEETEHVFRIGAMCTLRQLEAHEGLRMMYGDGVAESVRHIVGVQFRNQATVGGSIYGRFGFSDVLTCLLALDTFVELYNGGTIRLSEFVKRKKDKDILVSIIIRKSDRKLRYSSIRQTKTDFPVLACAVVAGPVHGKETWYFSVGARPMKAEILEKPWEIPGDITDQQLRAYAAEAAGGFHYGSNMRGSAKYRRELAEILILRSMRSMIEEGR